From Streptomyces sp. NBC_00683, one genomic window encodes:
- a CDS encoding SGNH/GDSL hydrolase family protein, giving the protein MPCFPHPPRGSTTVNRRSTILSLLATAALAATVATPAIGAGEGGHGPGSSPAPTERNARWVSTWTSMPQLTEPGNMPPAPFTQEGSVLTDATLRQTVHVSAGGEHIRLRFSNAFGGAVLPITKVTVALPRDGRAGTSAVQPGTTHEVTFQGRSSVSVPAGAQAVSDPLDFRLEPGSNLTATAYLANGQASTAITSHPGSRTTSYLQAGNHVGDTDLTGATATDHWYFLSGVEVWSRNTTSAAVVLGDSLSDGRGSTTNMNDRWPDLLHKRLTSGPATAKAAIVNQAAGGNRLLNDGLGPNGLARLDRDVLAQSGVDWLLVFEGINDIGTAGASPAAQKQVAADVIAAYEQIITRAHTQGIRVYGATLTPIGANTGYDDPDGYREEARQTVNTWIRTSGRFDSVLDFDRAVRDPLAPNRLRASFDTGDHLHLNPAGYQALADAVPTRLFQQAPIPRGFGYN; this is encoded by the coding sequence ATGCCCTGCTTCCCGCACCCGCCCAGAGGGAGCACCACCGTGAACCGAAGATCAACGATCCTCAGCCTGCTCGCCACCGCGGCGCTCGCCGCCACCGTCGCCACCCCCGCGATCGGAGCCGGGGAAGGCGGCCACGGGCCGGGCAGCTCCCCGGCGCCGACGGAACGGAACGCGCGCTGGGTGAGCACCTGGACGTCCATGCCGCAGCTGACGGAGCCGGGCAACATGCCTCCGGCGCCGTTCACCCAGGAGGGCTCCGTGCTGACGGACGCCACCCTGCGGCAGACCGTCCACGTCTCGGCCGGCGGCGAGCACATCCGGCTGCGCTTCTCCAACGCGTTCGGCGGCGCCGTGCTGCCGATCACCAAGGTGACCGTGGCCCTGCCGCGCGACGGCAGGGCCGGAACCAGTGCGGTCCAGCCGGGAACCACGCACGAGGTGACCTTCCAGGGGCGCTCCTCGGTCTCGGTGCCGGCCGGTGCGCAGGCGGTCTCCGACCCGCTGGACTTCCGGCTCGAACCGGGCTCCAACCTCACCGCGACGGCCTATCTGGCCAACGGCCAGGCGTCCACCGCGATCACCTCGCACCCCGGCTCCCGTACGACCTCCTACCTGCAGGCCGGGAACCACGTCGGCGACACCGACCTCACCGGGGCGACGGCCACCGACCACTGGTACTTCCTCAGCGGCGTCGAGGTCTGGTCCAGGAACACCACCTCGGCCGCTGTCGTGCTCGGCGACTCACTGAGCGACGGCCGCGGCTCCACCACCAACATGAACGACCGCTGGCCCGACCTCCTGCACAAGCGCCTCACGTCCGGTCCCGCCACCGCGAAGGCCGCGATCGTCAACCAGGCGGCGGGCGGCAACAGACTCCTCAACGACGGCCTGGGCCCCAACGGCCTGGCCCGCCTGGACCGCGACGTCCTGGCACAGAGCGGCGTCGACTGGCTGCTCGTCTTCGAGGGCATCAACGACATCGGCACGGCCGGGGCATCACCCGCCGCGCAGAAGCAGGTCGCGGCCGACGTCATCGCCGCGTACGAGCAGATCATCACGCGGGCCCACACGCAGGGCATCCGCGTGTACGGGGCGACACTCACCCCCATCGGCGCCAACACCGGGTACGACGACCCGGACGGCTACCGCGAGGAGGCACGGCAGACCGTCAACACCTGGATCCGCACGAGCGGCCGCTTCGACAGCGTGCTCGACTTCGACCGGGCCGTGCGCGACCCGCTCGCTCCCAACCGGCTCCGGGCCTCGTTCGACACCGGCGACCACCTCCACCTCAACCCCGCGGGCTACCAGGCCCTCGCCGACGCGGTCCCGACCCGGCTGTTCCAACAGGCTCCGATTCCCCGGGGCTTCGGCTACAACTGA
- a CDS encoding cysteine hydrolase family protein has protein sequence MSNHAIPVEALLVVDVQDAAVAGDGALPNAAGLLDRTRDLIARARRVGALVVHLQNDGQPGAGDEPHTPGWELHLPVEAGPTETVIRKTHDDGFKETALGDLLSGAGVRSLAVCGLMSEMCVQATARTALALGYRVVLPHDAHATHDIPAAPGISGVIPAAVVSRVAAWAISGDADVTTQASDVGFTAPSGPNSPTAA, from the coding sequence ATGAGCAACCATGCAATTCCCGTAGAAGCCTTGCTCGTTGTCGACGTCCAGGACGCCGCCGTCGCCGGTGACGGAGCCCTGCCGAACGCCGCCGGACTCCTGGACCGGACGAGGGACCTGATCGCACGGGCACGGCGGGTCGGGGCACTCGTCGTCCATCTGCAGAACGACGGGCAGCCGGGAGCGGGCGACGAGCCCCACACGCCCGGCTGGGAGCTCCACCTCCCCGTCGAGGCCGGCCCCACGGAGACCGTGATCCGCAAGACCCACGACGACGGATTCAAGGAGACGGCTCTGGGGGACCTCCTGTCCGGCGCGGGTGTGCGATCGCTCGCCGTCTGCGGGCTGATGTCCGAGATGTGCGTCCAGGCGACGGCCCGCACCGCCCTGGCGCTCGGCTACCGCGTCGTCCTTCCGCACGACGCCCACGCCACGCACGACATCCCGGCGGCCCCCGGAATCAGCGGGGTGATCCCGGCCGCCGTGGTCTCGCGGGTGGCCGCGTGGGCGATCAGCGGGGACGCCGACGTCACGACGCAGGCCTCGGACGTCGGCTTCACGGCGCCGTCCGGGCCCAACTCCCCCACAGCCGCCTGA
- a CDS encoding PadR family transcriptional regulator, whose protein sequence is MALRHAVLAALLDGEYSGYQLAKAFDIGVANFWHALPQQLYMELARLEKDGLVAGRQVIQETRPNKRLFHVTDAGRAELERFAADVSKPSFIRDDLLVKVQAADRIGTGPVIEQLEERASAAEAKIELLAGLLRQFRGDMDEEEYLRTGERVGPYLTCLRGLSFEEGHRDWCLRIANVLRERRTTRAER, encoded by the coding sequence ATGGCCTTGCGGCATGCCGTGCTGGCAGCACTGCTGGACGGTGAGTACAGCGGATATCAGTTGGCGAAGGCCTTCGACATCGGCGTCGCGAACTTCTGGCACGCCTTGCCCCAGCAGCTGTACATGGAGCTGGCCAGGCTGGAGAAGGACGGGCTGGTCGCCGGTCGGCAGGTGATCCAGGAGACCCGGCCCAACAAACGCCTCTTCCACGTCACCGACGCCGGCCGCGCCGAGCTGGAGCGGTTCGCAGCGGACGTCTCGAAGCCCTCGTTCATCCGCGACGACCTGCTCGTCAAGGTCCAGGCCGCCGACCGCATCGGCACCGGACCGGTGATCGAGCAGCTGGAGGAGCGGGCGTCCGCTGCCGAAGCGAAGATCGAACTCCTCGCCGGTCTGCTGCGGCAGTTCCGCGGCGACATGGACGAGGAGGAGTACCTCCGCACGGGCGAGCGAGTCGGCCCGTACCTGACGTGCCTGCGCGGCCTCTCCTTCGAGGAGGGGCACCGGGACTGGTGCCTGCGGATCGCGAACGTACTGAGAGAGAGGCGGACAACCCGTGCCGAGCGGTGA
- a CDS encoding SGNH/GDSL hydrolase family protein, whose protein sequence is MPSGEYLRYVALGDSQTEGVGDGDDATGLRGWADLFAARVAAANPGLQYANLAVRGRVAGQVRAEQLGPALALRPDLATVLAGVNDLLRPGFDAEEVAGHLEEMFAALTAAGAHVVTMTFPDVGKIAPIARPVRSRVFDMNARIRAAAARHGVTVADIAPQAVATDPRLWSEDRLHASPLGHERIAAAVARAIDLPGSDDSWTLPLPPQALPSGLQAARAELRWAAGFLGPWLGRRLRGRSSGDGRTAKRPELLPLAVAPSASPADTGLREPS, encoded by the coding sequence GTGCCGAGCGGTGAGTACCTGCGTTACGTCGCACTGGGCGACAGCCAGACCGAAGGGGTCGGCGACGGAGACGACGCCACCGGCCTGCGGGGCTGGGCCGACCTCTTCGCAGCGCGCGTCGCGGCCGCCAACCCTGGTCTCCAGTACGCCAATCTGGCCGTACGGGGACGAGTCGCCGGCCAGGTCCGCGCGGAACAGCTGGGCCCCGCGCTGGCCCTGCGCCCCGATCTCGCCACCGTGCTCGCCGGGGTCAACGACCTCCTCAGGCCCGGTTTCGACGCCGAGGAGGTGGCGGGGCACCTGGAGGAGATGTTCGCCGCGCTCACGGCAGCCGGTGCCCATGTGGTGACGATGACCTTTCCCGATGTGGGGAAGATCGCGCCGATCGCCCGGCCGGTCAGGTCCCGCGTGTTCGACATGAACGCCCGCATCCGCGCGGCGGCAGCGCGGCACGGCGTCACGGTCGCCGACATCGCACCGCAGGCCGTCGCCACCGACCCGCGGCTGTGGAGCGAGGACCGGCTGCACGCGAGCCCGCTCGGCCACGAGCGGATCGCCGCAGCCGTCGCCCGGGCCATCGACCTGCCCGGGAGCGACGACAGCTGGACGCTCCCGCTGCCGCCGCAGGCCCTTCCCTCGGGCCTGCAGGCCGCACGGGCAGAGCTGCGCTGGGCGGCCGGGTTCCTCGGCCCCTGGCTGGGACGACGACTGCGCGGCAGGTCCTCCGGCGACGGCCGCACCGCGAAGCGCCCCGAGCTCCTGCCCCTGGCCGTCGCACCGTCCGCCTCCCCGGCGGACACGGGCCTCCGGGAGCCTTCGTAA
- a CDS encoding AraC family transcriptional regulator, translating to MLDRLNQAMEHIEGHLGQQIEVPELARIVMTSEYHFRRLFSALAGIPLSEYIRRRRLTVAGAEVLAGERTLLEVAVRYGYSSGEAFARAFRGMHGVGPGEARRTGASLRSQPRMSFRIVVEGSTSMRYRVVEREEFRVVGRKARVPLVHEGMNPAIGDFIRGLGKETLQRIESLSDQEPEGIVSVSDNLDESRAEGTELDYYHGVVSSAEAPDDMDVLTVPAGTWAVFDSSGSFPQTLQYLWRDVFTQWFPSNPYRSRPGPEILRTRLSPDASEADAELWIPVERNPV from the coding sequence GTGCTGGACCGGCTGAACCAGGCGATGGAGCACATCGAGGGCCACCTCGGCCAACAGATCGAGGTGCCCGAACTGGCCCGCATCGTGATGACGTCGGAGTACCACTTCCGCAGGCTGTTCTCCGCACTGGCGGGCATCCCGCTGTCGGAGTACATCCGGCGCAGGCGGCTGACGGTCGCCGGTGCCGAGGTGCTGGCCGGGGAGCGGACGCTGCTGGAGGTCGCGGTGCGCTACGGCTACTCATCGGGCGAGGCGTTCGCGCGGGCGTTCCGTGGCATGCACGGAGTCGGTCCCGGCGAGGCCAGAAGGACCGGTGCGAGCCTGCGGTCCCAGCCCCGGATGTCCTTCCGCATCGTCGTCGAAGGGAGCACGAGCATGCGGTACAGGGTTGTGGAGCGGGAGGAGTTCCGGGTGGTCGGCAGGAAGGCGCGCGTCCCCCTCGTGCACGAGGGGATGAACCCGGCCATCGGCGACTTCATCCGGGGCCTCGGCAAGGAGACGCTGCAGCGCATCGAGAGCCTGTCCGACCAGGAGCCCGAGGGCATCGTCTCGGTGAGTGACAACCTGGACGAGAGCCGCGCCGAAGGCACCGAACTCGACTACTACCACGGCGTGGTGAGCAGCGCCGAGGCACCGGACGACATGGACGTACTCACCGTCCCGGCCGGGACGTGGGCGGTCTTCGACAGCTCGGGGTCCTTTCCCCAGACGCTCCAGTACCTGTGGCGGGACGTGTTCACGCAGTGGTTCCCGTCCAACCCGTACCGGAGCCGGCCGGGTCCCGAGATCCTGCGTACCCGGCTGTCGCCGGACGCGTCGGAGGCGGACGCGGAACTCTGGATCCCCGTGGAGCGGAACCCGGTCTGA
- a CDS encoding MerR family transcriptional regulator, producing the protein MAWPIAEVARMSGVTARTLRHYDEVGLLPPAWIGTNGHRYYEERQLLRLQQILVLRELGVGLSEVGRILAEQVDELEALRGHRRRLLAERDRLDALAATVSRTITELEQSRKDGRPMTGISRPENLFEGVRPAQYRESLRDFPELAGKVEQRTAGMSQDEIEAGHRERTAQMIRLAELLAAGTPAGDDAVLAEIDGQYRALTELRPVSAEEYRAIGRSCVENAQWRAAYEAIAPGLAAYQRDAIEAYASTWLR; encoded by the coding sequence ATGGCCTGGCCGATTGCGGAGGTCGCCCGGATGTCAGGGGTGACGGCCCGCACGCTGCGGCACTACGACGAAGTCGGACTGCTGCCGCCTGCCTGGATCGGGACCAACGGCCACCGCTACTACGAGGAGCGCCAGCTGCTGCGGCTGCAGCAGATCCTCGTCCTGCGGGAACTGGGCGTCGGTCTGTCCGAGGTCGGCCGGATCCTGGCCGAGCAGGTCGACGAGCTCGAAGCCCTGCGCGGCCACCGTCGCCGGCTGCTCGCCGAGCGTGACCGGCTCGACGCGCTGGCCGCAACCGTCTCCCGCACGATCACCGAACTGGAGCAGTCCAGGAAGGACGGTAGGCCCATGACCGGTATCAGCCGGCCCGAGAACCTCTTCGAGGGCGTCCGGCCCGCCCAGTACAGGGAGAGTCTGCGTGACTTCCCGGAGCTGGCCGGGAAGGTCGAACAGCGCACCGCCGGGATGAGCCAGGACGAGATCGAGGCCGGGCACCGGGAGCGCACCGCGCAGATGATCCGCCTGGCCGAACTGCTGGCCGCCGGTACGCCCGCCGGCGACGACGCGGTGCTCGCCGAGATCGACGGCCAGTACAGGGCGCTGACCGAGCTGCGGCCGGTCTCCGCCGAGGAGTACCGCGCGATCGGGCGCTCATGTGTGGAGAACGCGCAGTGGCGCGCGGCGTACGAGGCGATCGCACCCGGCCTGGCCGCGTACCAGCGGGACGCCATCGAGGCCTACGCCTCGACCTGGCTGCGCTGA
- a CDS encoding YciI family protein: protein MKYMLLIHSGATDASGGAAECTVEDWMAYDKEVKDAGILVSGESLADLVTATTVRVGPAGERTVTDGPFAETREVLGGFLVIDVPDLDVALDWAARCPGARGSGSVVVRPVADFGA from the coding sequence ATGAAGTACATGTTGCTGATCCACAGCGGTGCGACCGACGCGAGCGGTGGCGCTGCCGAATGCACGGTCGAGGACTGGATGGCCTACGACAAGGAGGTCAAGGACGCCGGGATCCTCGTCTCCGGTGAGTCGCTCGCCGACCTGGTCACCGCCACGACGGTCCGTGTCGGGCCCGCGGGGGAGCGGACCGTCACGGACGGGCCCTTCGCCGAGACCCGTGAGGTTCTGGGCGGCTTCCTCGTCATCGACGTACCGGATCTCGATGTCGCACTCGACTGGGCCGCCCGGTGTCCGGGCGCGCGCGGCAGCGGGTCGGTCGTCGTGCGGCCGGTCGCCGACTTCGGGGCCTGA